TTTTATGACTGCTTCCATATTTTGGGCTGTTACTATTTGAACCCTTGGCAGGGCATTTGGATAAATTTTGTAGATCTCTTTTAGTAACGCCGTGTTTGTGCCGCTTTCTTCAACTGCAGCTTTTACCCAGTAGTAAACGACTTTTAACGCCTGCGCCTTGCCCAATCGAGAGAACAAATCAGCAAGCACCGCAGTTACAAGATTACTCTCTGAACACACCGCGACTTCAGCGTTGCGTACAGCGTAGCTGTTGCCGTTAAAAGACACAGCCAAACCCCCCGCTTCTTTGACCAGCCGAAAAGCCTCCACGTCTGTTATGCTGTCACCAACATACATAACATCCGACAAACGCGCACCTAAACGCGTCACAACATCTCGAATTGCCTCAGCTTTTTGTTCTCCGCCAACCGTAACTACCTCGCGTATGAATTTGCCAGCAGACATCGCTAAGAGTTCAGTCCAGAAAATCTCGTCAAGCCGCCCAATGAGAGCTTGGTCCCTCGGGGAGAAATCCGCTAGGGATTTTGCGTTTGGGGGAATCTCGATTAGGAGCATCTGGGCGATTTCTTGGGCAATTTCGCGCAGACGGCTTTGTTCTTGGGGGGTTATGGAGGTTTGGTCGAGGCTGACTTTTGTGCAGTAAGTGTTTTCGAAAGGGAAACCAACCGAGTCGCAGAGAGCTCGGATGTAGTGTTCGTAGCTGGTGCTTACGAGGTAGGCGTTGGCTGTTTCTTGTATATAGCGCAGAGCGGAGTTGGTGTCAGCTATAAGGAGAATATTTTGAGCTGAAAAAGCACTCATTTGCGCGTCGGTAACATCATAGGCTTTAAAGAAAGGCAGAATTAACCGTAACGTGCTACCCGCCGAGTAACCCGGTTTTGCCAAAACATCAGCCAAAACGTCATCATATTTGCTGATGTTTGCAAAGAGAACGCCGCCATTAGGGATAAAGTGCGCGGCTAATTCGTACGCGTTGTCGTTTTTAGAGATAGGCCCCTCACAGTCTGAGATGAAAACGCGTTTCAAGCCTAATCCCTCAACTTTTCCATGTGACGGACGCTTTTGGCTATGTGAGGCTGGGCAGCGATGTCAGTGCGGTTCCAGAGG
The DNA window shown above is from Candidatus Bathyarchaeota archaeon and carries:
- a CDS encoding HAD hydrolase family protein; the protein is MKRVFISDCEGPISKNDNAYELAAHFIPNGGVLFANISKYDDVLADVLAKPGYSAGSTLRLILPFFKAYDVTDAQMSAFSAQNILLIADTNSALRYIQETANAYLVSTSYEHYIRALCDSVGFPFENTYCTKVSLDQTSITPQEQSRLREIAQEIAQMLLIEIPPNAKSLADFSPRDQALIGRLDEIFWTELLAMSAGKFIREVVTVGGEQKAEAIRDVVTRLGARLSDVMYVGDSITDVEAFRLVKEAGGLAVSFNGNSYAVRNAEVAVCSESNLVTAVLADLFSRLGKAQALKVVYYWVKAAVEESGTNTALLKEIYKIYPNALPRVQIVTAQNMEAVIKESSEFRKKVRGVAIGRLG